A window of Psychroflexus sp. ALD_RP9 contains these coding sequences:
- a CDS encoding carboxymuconolactone decarboxylase family protein produces the protein MNDLVDEFDAYRAKMNDKILKDNNKVLKRIFNLDTNSFAEGALDKKTKELLGLVASLVLRCDDCVKYHLESSYKSGFSKEQVVEALSIGTLVGGTIVIPHLRRAYEYWDAIEDKFGQNE, from the coding sequence ATGATTTAGTTGATGAATTTGACGCTTACAGAGCGAAAATGAACGATAAAATTCTTAAGGACAACAATAAAGTCTTAAAACGAATTTTTAATTTAGATACCAATTCTTTTGCTGAAGGTGCTTTAGATAAAAAAACTAAAGAACTGCTTGGCCTTGTAGCATCTCTAGTGTTGAGGTGTGATGATTGTGTAAAATACCATCTAGAGTCATCTTACAAATCTGGTTTTTCAAAAGAGCAAGTAGTTGAAGCTTTAAGTATTGGAACTTTAGTTGGAGGTACAATTGTCATTCCACATCTTAGACGTGCTTATGAATATTGGGATGCCATAGAAGATAAATTTGGTCAAAACGAATAA
- the lptB gene encoding LPS export ABC transporter ATP-binding protein encodes MSQEVSTLKAQNLIKSYKGVNVVKGVSLEVSQGEIVGLLGPNGAGKTTSFYMIVGLIKPNGGNIFLNDTNITKFPMYKRAQNGIGYLAQEASIFRKLSIEDNIMSVLELTSLNKQEREEKMESLIDEFGLNHIRTNRGDLLSGGERRRTEIARALATDPKFILLDEPFAGVDPVAVEDIQKIVAQLKNKNIGILITDHNVQETLAITDHTYLMFEGKILKHGIPEELAEDEMVRKVYLGQNFELRKKKLFKD; translated from the coding sequence ATGTCTCAAGAAGTTTCCACTTTAAAAGCCCAAAACCTTATTAAATCTTATAAAGGCGTAAATGTTGTAAAAGGTGTTTCGTTAGAAGTAAGTCAAGGTGAAATTGTTGGTTTATTAGGCCCTAATGGTGCAGGGAAAACAACATCATTTTATATGATTGTTGGCTTAATTAAGCCTAATGGAGGAAATATTTTCTTGAATGACACCAATATTACAAAATTTCCGATGTACAAACGTGCACAAAATGGAATTGGATACCTAGCGCAAGAAGCTTCAATTTTTAGGAAATTAAGTATTGAAGACAACATCATGAGCGTTCTTGAGCTGACCAGTTTAAATAAGCAAGAACGCGAAGAAAAAATGGAAAGTTTAATAGATGAATTTGGACTTAACCATATCAGAACAAACCGAGGTGATTTGCTCTCTGGAGGCGAACGTCGCCGAACTGAAATTGCTCGTGCTTTAGCAACTGATCCAAAATTTATTTTATTAGATGAACCCTTTGCTGGTGTAGATCCTGTTGCAGTTGAAGATATTCAGAAAATTGTTGCTCAGCTTAAAAATAAAAATATTGGTATTTTAATTACCGATCATAATGTGCAAGAAACACTTGCTATTACAGATCATACCTATTTAATGTTTGAAGGCAAAATTTTAAAACACGGTATTCCTGAAGAGCTTGCTGAAGACGAAATGGTTCGTAAAGTTTATTTAGGGCAAAACTTCGAACTTAGAAAGAAAAAACTTTTTAAAGACTAA